One segment of Pandoraea pnomenusa DNA contains the following:
- a CDS encoding histidine-type phosphatase, with amino-acid sequence MRWRACAATLAVAGVLSACTTATPPAPGAAKPPESAARIDGMPADWTLVSTVIVSRHGVRSPTHAHPPLDKLTPDAWPGWPVPAGYLTARGGSLAERMGRYYGDWLRARRVLPDNACPAPGTVYGWADIDQRTRETGNALLQGMAPGCEMRTAHQADLTTYDAVFSPMAAGDCPLDPGAARGAIEARLAPDGVSGLNKRYAATLARMSEVLDYGRSPACGAQSGCKLEDEPTRLRVEGDGSGVTLRGALGSAATAAEVFLLQYAEGLPDNDVAWGRIRDEKDWALLFEARNARRDLLNRTPYLAATNGTPLLAVVLDALTRAEQQTGAPPPAPVRGPVLPVGNRVYVLTGHDTNVANLAGMLKLDWQLPDQPDNTPPDGALVFSLWRSPAGEPFVRVEFVYQSMHQMRHLTTLSLDEPARRVTLSVPECTDGPDAKACRWPAFARRARAALLPACLDGVR; translated from the coding sequence ATGCGATGGCGGGCTTGCGCGGCGACGCTTGCCGTGGCCGGCGTACTGAGTGCTTGCACGACGGCCACGCCGCCCGCGCCGGGGGCGGCGAAGCCGCCGGAGTCGGCCGCGCGCATCGACGGCATGCCCGCCGACTGGACCCTGGTTTCGACGGTGATCGTGAGCCGGCACGGCGTGCGCTCGCCAACGCACGCGCATCCTCCGCTGGACAAACTGACGCCTGATGCCTGGCCGGGCTGGCCCGTGCCTGCCGGCTACCTGACGGCGCGCGGCGGCTCGCTGGCCGAGCGCATGGGCCGGTACTACGGCGACTGGTTGCGCGCACGTCGTGTGTTGCCCGACAACGCTTGCCCCGCACCGGGCACGGTGTACGGATGGGCGGACATCGACCAGCGCACGCGCGAGACGGGCAACGCGCTGCTGCAGGGCATGGCGCCGGGATGCGAGATGCGTACGGCGCACCAGGCGGATCTCACGACCTACGACGCGGTCTTCTCGCCGATGGCCGCGGGCGATTGCCCGCTGGATCCGGGGGCGGCGCGCGGCGCGATCGAGGCGCGGCTCGCACCCGACGGCGTTTCCGGGCTCAACAAGCGCTATGCCGCGACGCTCGCCCGCATGAGCGAAGTGCTCGACTACGGACGGAGTCCGGCGTGCGGTGCGCAAAGCGGATGCAAGCTCGAAGACGAGCCGACCCGGCTGCGCGTGGAGGGCGACGGCAGCGGCGTGACGCTGCGCGGCGCGCTGGGCAGTGCCGCGACGGCTGCGGAAGTCTTCCTGCTGCAATATGCGGAGGGCTTGCCCGACAACGACGTGGCGTGGGGACGGATTCGCGACGAAAAGGACTGGGCGCTCCTGTTCGAAGCCCGCAATGCACGACGGGACCTGCTCAATCGCACGCCTTATCTCGCGGCCACCAACGGCACGCCGTTGCTTGCCGTGGTACTCGACGCCCTGACGCGCGCCGAGCAGCAAACGGGGGCGCCGCCGCCCGCGCCGGTCCGTGGACCGGTGTTGCCGGTGGGCAATCGCGTCTACGTGCTCACCGGTCATGACACGAACGTCGCCAATCTGGCTGGCATGCTCAAGCTCGACTGGCAGTTGCCCGATCAGCCCGACAACACGCCGCCCGACGGCGCGCTCGTCTTCAGTCTGTGGCGTAGCCCGGCGGGCGAGCCGTTCGTGCGGGTCGAGTTCGTCTACCAGTCGATGCATCAGATGCGCCATCTCACCACGCTCTCGCTCGACGAGCCCGCCCGGCGCGTGACGCTTTCCGTTCCCGAATGCACTGACGGTCCGGATGCCAAAGCCTGCCGCTGGCCTGCTTTCGCGCGGCGCGCGCGGGCGGCCCTCTTGCCGGCGTGTCTGGACGGTGTTCGATAG
- a CDS encoding MBL fold metallo-hydrolase has translation MAKAFASQADLEAKKVTFTQLSENAWAYTAEGDPNSGVIIGDDGVMIVDTTATPAMAQDLIAKIRTITDKPIKYVVLSHYHAVRVLGASAYFAEGAQQIIASRGTYEMIVERGEADMKSEIERFPRLFAGVETVPGLTWPTLVFDKEITLFLGKLEVKIAHLGSGHTKGDTVVWLPSQKVLFSGDLVEYDAACYTGDAQLAEWPATLDALAALGAEKLVPGRGPALTTPDEVAKGLAYTKDFVTTLFEAGKQAVEQKLDLKGAMALTRSQMDPKFGHVFIYEHCLPFDVTRAFDEASGITHPRIWTAQRDKEMWAALQD, from the coding sequence ATGGCCAAAGCATTCGCCTCGCAAGCCGACCTGGAAGCCAAGAAGGTCACGTTCACCCAATTGTCGGAAAACGCCTGGGCCTACACCGCCGAGGGCGATCCGAACTCCGGCGTCATCATCGGCGACGACGGTGTGATGATCGTCGACACCACGGCTACGCCGGCCATGGCGCAAGACCTGATCGCGAAGATCCGCACGATTACCGACAAGCCGATCAAGTATGTGGTGCTCTCGCACTACCACGCCGTGCGCGTGCTGGGTGCGTCCGCCTACTTCGCCGAAGGCGCCCAGCAGATCATCGCGAGCCGCGGCACCTACGAGATGATCGTCGAGCGCGGCGAGGCCGACATGAAGTCGGAGATCGAGCGCTTCCCGCGTCTGTTCGCCGGCGTGGAAACGGTGCCCGGCCTCACGTGGCCGACGCTCGTCTTCGACAAGGAAATCACGCTGTTCCTCGGCAAGCTCGAAGTGAAGATCGCGCACCTCGGCTCGGGTCACACGAAGGGCGATACCGTGGTGTGGCTGCCGTCGCAGAAAGTGCTGTTCTCGGGCGACCTCGTCGAGTACGACGCCGCCTGCTACACCGGCGACGCGCAGCTCGCCGAATGGCCTGCCACGCTCGATGCGCTCGCGGCCCTGGGCGCGGAGAAGCTCGTGCCCGGACGCGGCCCCGCCCTGACCACGCCGGACGAAGTCGCCAAGGGCCTCGCCTACACCAAGGACTTCGTGACGACGCTGTTCGAAGCGGGCAAACAGGCCGTCGAACAGAAGCTCGACCTGAAGGGCGCCATGGCACTCACGCGCAGCCAGATGGATCCGAAGTTTGGCCACGTGTTCATTTACGAACACTGCCTGCCGTTCGACGTGACGCGCGCGTTCGACGAGGCCAGCGGCATTACGCACCCGCGCATCTGGACGGCGCAGCGCGACAAGGAAATGTGGGCCGCGCTGCAGGACTGA
- a CDS encoding MFS transporter: MRHIDVHHLADEARFNGYHGRILLWCALIIIFDGYDLAVAGIALPSIMKAMNVDATSAGFMVSSALFGMMFGAIVMGMVADSIGRRKAIAICVLMFSLFTAAAGLTHEPISFSVTRFFAGVGIGGVMPIVVAQMTEYSPRKLRGTLVTLMFSGYSVGGMLAALLGKGLIESYGWQSVFFAAALPALLVPFAMKALPESMPFLIRTGRHDALKQVLARLAPTYAAQPGDQFALPATDRKQAAPLSRLFQDGRGFSTVMLWVAFFMCLFMVYALSSWLTKLMASAGYSLGSALTFVLVLNFGAMLGAIGGGWLADRFNIKYVLVGMYALAAVSITLLGVKVPTPVLFVLVGLAGASTIGTQIVTYAYAGQFYPMAARGTGIGWASGVGRSGAILAPIVIGVLVSMSLPLQQNFMAIAIPAVVAVIAVLLIDHKKSATVQQQAAAQSRDTPAQFANGAGEPA; this comes from the coding sequence ATGCGACACATCGACGTACATCATCTGGCCGACGAAGCGCGCTTCAACGGCTATCACGGCCGCATTCTGCTCTGGTGCGCGCTCATCATCATCTTTGACGGCTATGACCTCGCGGTCGCTGGCATTGCCTTGCCGTCGATCATGAAGGCGATGAACGTCGACGCCACGAGTGCCGGCTTCATGGTCAGCTCGGCGCTGTTCGGCATGATGTTCGGTGCCATCGTCATGGGCATGGTCGCGGACAGCATCGGGCGACGCAAAGCCATTGCGATCTGCGTGCTGATGTTCTCGCTCTTCACTGCGGCGGCCGGCCTCACACACGAGCCAATCAGCTTCTCCGTCACCCGTTTTTTCGCCGGTGTCGGCATCGGCGGCGTGATGCCGATCGTGGTCGCCCAGATGACGGAGTACTCGCCGCGCAAGCTGCGCGGCACGCTCGTCACGCTGATGTTCTCGGGCTATTCGGTCGGCGGCATGCTCGCCGCACTGCTGGGCAAGGGATTGATCGAGTCGTACGGATGGCAATCCGTCTTCTTCGCGGCCGCATTGCCGGCACTGCTCGTGCCGTTTGCGATGAAGGCGTTACCGGAGTCGATGCCGTTCCTGATTCGCACCGGTCGCCACGACGCCCTTAAGCAGGTGCTCGCCCGACTCGCACCCACCTACGCCGCGCAGCCCGGCGACCAGTTCGCCCTGCCCGCAACGGATCGCAAACAGGCCGCGCCGCTTTCACGCCTGTTCCAGGACGGCCGCGGCTTCAGCACGGTCATGCTGTGGGTGGCCTTCTTCATGTGCCTGTTCATGGTGTATGCGCTCAGTTCGTGGCTCACCAAGCTCATGGCGAGCGCGGGCTACAGTCTCGGCTCCGCACTCACCTTCGTGCTGGTACTGAACTTCGGCGCGATGCTCGGTGCCATTGGCGGTGGGTGGCTCGCCGACCGCTTCAACATCAAATACGTGCTCGTCGGCATGTACGCCCTCGCTGCCGTGTCGATCACCCTGCTTGGGGTGAAGGTGCCCACACCGGTGCTGTTCGTGCTGGTCGGGCTGGCCGGGGCATCGACCATCGGCACGCAGATCGTCACCTATGCCTACGCCGGTCAGTTCTATCCGATGGCCGCGCGCGGCACCGGCATCGGCTGGGCCTCGGGCGTGGGACGCAGCGGCGCCATTCTTGCGCCCATCGTGATCGGTGTGCTGGTGAGCATGTCGCTGCCGTTGCAGCAAAACTTTATGGCGATCGCCATTCCGGCGGTCGTCGCCGTGATCGCCGTGTTGCTCATCGACCACAAGAAGTCGGCCACGGTACAGCAGCAGGCAGCGGCGCAATCACGCGACACCCCGGCGCAATTCGCCAATGGCGCGGGAGAACCGGCGTGA
- a CDS encoding IclR family transcriptional regulator — MNRIPKDGAADVGGQPGRASRGVQSVDVAARVLQAMAQARRPLGPGDLAALAGLPPAQAHPYLVSLTRLGLLKRDPMSGDYAPGPMTLRLALLHLENDPAYRAAVPRVVALARETGFCVAICAPAPQGPLVVHFERAAFPLHVNLHVGSVMSLTTTSTGRAFCAFTPDAQWPRAWREQMPAVADERARFDALLDETRRHGMARSVNTPSPSVSSLCAPVFDASGRLRLGLTAIGPTAALDVAWEGEAATALRATASGIAAQVNADEGRGREGEHA; from the coding sequence ATGAACCGAATTCCGAAGGACGGCGCTGCCGACGTGGGTGGCCAACCGGGCCGGGCCTCGCGCGGCGTGCAGAGCGTGGATGTCGCCGCGCGTGTGCTCCAGGCGATGGCGCAGGCGCGCCGGCCGCTTGGGCCGGGGGACCTGGCCGCGCTCGCGGGACTGCCACCCGCCCAGGCGCATCCGTATCTGGTGAGTCTGACGCGGCTGGGCCTGCTCAAGCGCGACCCGATGTCGGGGGACTACGCGCCGGGCCCCATGACGTTGCGTCTTGCACTGCTGCATCTCGAAAACGATCCGGCATATCGGGCGGCAGTGCCGCGCGTCGTCGCGCTGGCGCGCGAGACCGGCTTCTGCGTGGCGATCTGCGCGCCGGCGCCGCAAGGCCCGCTCGTGGTTCATTTCGAGCGGGCGGCATTCCCGTTGCATGTGAACCTGCATGTGGGGTCGGTGATGTCGCTCACGACCACGTCGACCGGGCGCGCGTTCTGTGCCTTCACCCCCGACGCGCAATGGCCGCGGGCCTGGCGCGAACAGATGCCGGCCGTTGCCGACGAGCGTGCGCGATTCGACGCGTTGCTCGATGAAACGCGCAGGCACGGGATGGCGCGCAGCGTGAACACGCCGAGCCCGTCGGTGAGCAGTCTGTGCGCGCCGGTGTTCGATGCGAGCGGGCGCCTGCGCCTTGGGCTCACCGCCATCGGCCCGACGGCGGCGCTCGACGTGGCTTGGGAGGGCGAGGCCGCTACCGCGTTGCGAGCGACGGCGAGCGGCATCGCCGCGCAGGTGAATGCGGACGAAGGCCGCGGCAGGGAAGGAGAGCACGCATGA
- a CDS encoding glucan biosynthesis protein G, which yields MAPALVAGVALLGAAHANAFSLDDVTARARALADKPYAAPVSNLTPAFAKMQFGDYIKIQPRRDAFEWNDQPTAFKLGFYHQGMQFSTPVKINEIVGSGGNAKIDEIKYDSHRFDFGDLKLDRSATQNLGYAGFRVLYPINEPGKLDEIMSVLGASYFRVIGKGQVYGLSARGLAIDTGLPIAEEFPAFREFWIERPNAGDKHLVFYALLDSKRATGAYRFDLTPGEDSVLQVQARVFMRDKVTKLGIAPLTSMFLFGPNQQRDPYNFRPALHDSNGLAIHAGNGEWIWRPLNNPRNLAISQFQVTNPRGFGLLQRGRDFSKFEDLKDRYDLRPSAWIEPQGDWGKGHVELVEIPSPDETNDNIAAFWTPDQLPPKGTPLKADYSIRWTMNERGIIDRQLAWVKQTLRTAGEITQANLIRHFDGSTGLIVDFDGGPLASLPAGSVTPQVSVSDNATILEQTLQPNPVTHGLRLNLRVMVKDPAKVTELRAALISGGKAVSETWSYQLPPYSVAKQ from the coding sequence CTGGCCCCCGCACTCGTGGCGGGCGTCGCCCTGCTGGGCGCCGCGCATGCCAACGCCTTTTCCCTGGACGACGTCACCGCTCGCGCCAGGGCGCTCGCCGACAAACCCTACGCCGCGCCGGTGAGCAACCTCACCCCCGCCTTCGCGAAGATGCAGTTTGGGGATTACATCAAGATCCAGCCGCGGCGCGACGCGTTCGAATGGAACGATCAGCCCACGGCGTTCAAGCTCGGCTTCTATCATCAGGGCATGCAGTTCAGCACGCCCGTGAAGATCAACGAAATCGTCGGCAGCGGCGGCAACGCGAAAATCGACGAAATCAAGTACGACAGTCATCGCTTCGACTTCGGCGACCTCAAGCTCGACCGCAGTGCCACGCAGAATCTCGGCTATGCCGGCTTTCGCGTGCTGTATCCGATCAACGAACCCGGCAAGCTCGACGAAATCATGAGTGTGCTTGGCGCGAGCTACTTCCGCGTGATCGGCAAGGGCCAGGTCTACGGTCTGTCGGCGCGCGGCCTGGCGATCGACACGGGCCTGCCGATCGCGGAGGAATTCCCGGCGTTTCGCGAGTTCTGGATCGAACGCCCGAACGCGGGCGACAAACACCTGGTCTTCTACGCCCTGCTCGACTCGAAGCGCGCCACGGGCGCCTATCGCTTCGATCTCACGCCCGGCGAGGACTCGGTGCTGCAAGTGCAGGCGCGCGTGTTCATGCGCGACAAGGTGACCAAGCTGGGCATCGCACCGCTCACCAGCATGTTCCTCTTCGGACCGAACCAGCAGCGCGATCCTTACAACTTCCGTCCGGCGCTGCACGACTCGAACGGCCTGGCGATTCACGCGGGCAACGGCGAATGGATCTGGCGCCCGCTGAACAATCCGCGCAATCTCGCCATCAGCCAGTTCCAGGTGACGAATCCGCGCGGCTTCGGCCTGCTCCAGCGCGGACGCGACTTCTCTAAATTCGAAGACCTGAAGGACCGCTACGACCTGCGCCCGAGCGCGTGGATCGAGCCGCAAGGCGACTGGGGCAAGGGGCACGTCGAACTCGTGGAGATTCCGTCGCCCGACGAAACCAACGACAACATCGCCGCGTTCTGGACGCCCGATCAGTTGCCGCCCAAGGGCACGCCGCTCAAGGCCGACTATTCGATTCGCTGGACCATGAACGAGCGCGGCATCATCGACCGACAACTGGCATGGGTGAAGCAGACGCTGCGCACCGCCGGCGAGATTACGCAAGCCAATCTCATCCGACACTTTGACGGCAGCACCGGCCTCATCGTGGACTTCGACGGCGGTCCGCTGGCGTCGCTGCCGGCCGGATCGGTCACCCCCCAGGTGAGCGTGAGCGACAACGCCACGATCCTCGAGCAGACGCTGCAGCCCAACCCCGTGACACACGGCCTGCGCCTGAACCTGCGCGTGATGGTCAAGGATCCGGCCAAGGTCACCGAGTTGCGTGCCGCACTGATCTCCGGCGGCAAGGCCGTCAGCGAGACATGGAGTTATCAACTCCCGCCCTATTCGGTTGCCAAGCAATAA
- a CDS encoding IclR family transcriptional regulator — MMPDDAGTTARPQRGIQALESTGALLEALVSAGRSLPLNALAREAGMAPAKAHPHLVSLQRAGLLARDANGNFEAGVLGLELGLMALQRLSPTGEAEPEILALAQATGLSAAMSVLGPVGPTVVRLEEAMRPQHVSLRIGTVLSLVNTAIGRTFAAFLPEAVLDGMLAQEPVRMAGMGAEGRASTPPSDYAARLRTIREQQFDTALSNPVPGIDTVAVPVFDHTGEVTLVLALMGSAGSFDTASDAAPAQALVAAAHRLSWRFGAIGRAPAATSQAA; from the coding sequence ATGATGCCGGACGACGCGGGCACCACGGCCAGGCCGCAGCGCGGCATACAGGCGCTCGAGAGTACCGGCGCATTGCTCGAGGCGCTGGTGAGCGCGGGGCGCTCGCTGCCATTGAACGCACTTGCGCGCGAAGCGGGCATGGCGCCGGCAAAGGCCCATCCCCACCTTGTGAGTCTCCAGCGCGCGGGCCTGCTCGCGCGCGACGCGAACGGCAATTTCGAGGCGGGTGTCCTCGGCCTGGAGCTTGGGCTGATGGCGCTGCAACGGCTTTCCCCGACGGGAGAGGCGGAGCCGGAAATCCTCGCGCTCGCGCAGGCGACCGGCCTCTCGGCGGCGATGTCGGTACTCGGCCCCGTGGGACCGACCGTGGTCCGCCTGGAGGAGGCGATGCGACCGCAGCACGTGAGTTTGCGCATCGGCACGGTGCTTTCGCTGGTGAACACCGCGATTGGACGCACGTTCGCCGCTTTCCTGCCCGAGGCGGTGCTGGACGGCATGCTCGCGCAGGAACCCGTGCGAATGGCTGGCATGGGGGCGGAAGGGCGCGCATCGACGCCGCCTTCGGACTATGCCGCCCGCCTTCGAACGATTCGCGAGCAGCAGTTCGACACGGCGCTGAGCAATCCCGTGCCCGGTATCGATACGGTGGCCGTGCCGGTGTTCGACCATACGGGGGAAGTCACGCTGGTGCTGGCGCTCATGGGGTCGGCGGGCAGCTTTGACACGGCGTCCGACGCCGCGCCCGCGCAGGCGCTCGTGGCCGCGGCACACCGATTGTCGTGGCGCTTCGGCGCGATCGGTCGCGCACCGGCGGCTACCTCGCAAGCCGCATAA
- the bglX gene encoding beta-glucosidase BglX translates to MFSALAVAASLACLSAASAFAATDGAGNGKPAVAMPSASAKQAFIDNLIRRMTLDEKIGQLRLISIGADMPAPKLMEEIAAGRVGGTFNSVTRADNRPLQDAAVKRSRLKIPIFFAYDIVHGHRTVFPISLGLASSWDMSVVKQAARVAAEEASADGLDATFAPMVDISRDPRWGRTSEGFGEDPYLVSQSARASVQGFQGSSPANPDSLMAFVKHFALYGAVEGGRDYNVVDMSPMRMYQDYLPPYRAGIDAGAGGVMIALNSINGTPATSNKWLLRDLLRGEWGFKGVTVSDHGAIEELMRHGVARDGREAAKLAIEAGVDMSMADVQYLKQLPDLVKSGEVPMRDIDGAVREVLGAKYDMGLFADPYRRIGAAAQDPKDVNAESRLHRDAARDAARKSIVLLENRHDTLPLAKTGKVAVIGPLADAKIDIMGSWSAAGVAGQAVTLLQGVRDALGANAQVTYARGANITDDPRVVEYLNFLDWDNPEVVQDKRTPQQMIDEAVQVARGADTLVVAVGESRGMSHEASSRTSLSLPGSQLALLQALKATGKPLVVVLMNGRPLDLNWPKANADAMLETWYTGTEGGHAIADVLFGDYNPSGKLPISFPRSIGQIPTYYNQLRIGRPFTPGKPPNYTSQYFEEDSGPLYAFGYGLSYTTFDVSKVNLSAGTLARGGKLDASVIVRNTGKREGETVVQLYLQDVAASIVRPVKELKGFRKIALKPGESRTVHFTIDEGLLKFYNAKLQYVAEPGDFNVQIGLDSQNVGQATFTLK, encoded by the coding sequence ATGTTCTCTGCACTGGCCGTCGCCGCCAGCCTCGCCTGTCTGAGCGCCGCTTCGGCCTTCGCCGCCACCGATGGCGCGGGCAACGGCAAACCGGCCGTGGCCATGCCCTCCGCATCCGCCAAGCAGGCCTTCATCGACAACCTCATCCGGCGCATGACGCTCGACGAGAAGATCGGGCAACTGCGATTGATCAGCATCGGGGCCGACATGCCGGCGCCGAAGCTCATGGAGGAGATCGCCGCGGGCCGTGTGGGGGGAACCTTCAACTCGGTCACGCGGGCCGACAACCGTCCGCTGCAGGACGCTGCCGTCAAGCGCAGCCGCCTGAAGATTCCGATCTTCTTCGCCTACGACATCGTGCACGGTCACCGCACCGTGTTCCCGATCAGCCTGGGCCTGGCGTCGAGCTGGGACATGTCGGTCGTGAAACAGGCCGCCCGAGTGGCCGCCGAGGAAGCCAGCGCCGACGGCCTGGACGCCACGTTCGCACCGATGGTGGACATCTCGCGCGATCCGCGCTGGGGGCGTACGTCGGAGGGGTTTGGTGAGGACCCCTATCTGGTTTCGCAGAGCGCTCGCGCCAGCGTGCAGGGATTTCAGGGCTCGTCGCCGGCCAACCCCGACAGCCTGATGGCGTTCGTGAAGCACTTTGCGCTATACGGCGCCGTGGAGGGCGGGCGCGATTACAACGTGGTCGACATGAGTCCGATGCGCATGTACCAGGACTACCTGCCACCGTATCGCGCCGGGATCGACGCCGGTGCGGGGGGCGTGATGATCGCGCTCAATTCGATCAACGGCACGCCGGCCACGTCCAACAAATGGTTGCTGCGCGATCTGCTGCGCGGCGAATGGGGATTCAAGGGCGTGACGGTGAGCGACCACGGCGCGATCGAGGAACTGATGCGTCATGGCGTGGCCAGGGACGGTCGCGAGGCGGCGAAGCTGGCCATCGAGGCGGGCGTGGACATGAGCATGGCCGACGTGCAGTACCTCAAGCAGTTGCCGGATCTCGTGAAGTCGGGCGAGGTGCCGATGCGCGACATCGACGGCGCCGTGCGGGAGGTGCTCGGTGCGAAGTACGACATGGGGCTGTTCGCCGACCCGTATCGCCGCATCGGCGCCGCCGCGCAAGACCCGAAGGATGTGAATGCCGAGAGTCGTCTGCATCGCGATGCCGCGCGCGACGCCGCGCGCAAGTCCATCGTGCTGCTCGAAAACCGGCACGACACGCTGCCGCTCGCGAAGACGGGCAAGGTCGCCGTGATCGGTCCGCTGGCGGACGCGAAGATCGACATCATGGGCAGCTGGTCGGCCGCGGGCGTGGCGGGGCAGGCGGTCACCCTGCTGCAAGGCGTGCGCGACGCGCTCGGCGCGAATGCTCAGGTCACGTACGCGCGCGGCGCGAACATTACCGACGACCCGCGCGTGGTCGAGTACCTCAACTTCCTCGACTGGGACAATCCGGAGGTCGTGCAGGACAAGCGCACCCCGCAGCAGATGATCGACGAGGCGGTGCAGGTCGCCAGGGGCGCCGACACGCTCGTGGTTGCCGTGGGCGAGTCGCGCGGCATGTCGCACGAGGCGTCGAGCCGCACGAGCCTGTCGCTGCCGGGCAGCCAACTGGCGCTGCTGCAGGCGCTCAAGGCCACCGGCAAGCCGCTGGTCGTGGTGCTCATGAACGGTCGCCCGCTCGATCTGAACTGGCCCAAGGCCAACGCCGACGCCATGCTCGAGACCTGGTACACCGGCACGGAAGGCGGCCATGCGATCGCGGACGTGCTGTTTGGCGACTACAACCCGTCGGGCAAGTTGCCGATCTCGTTTCCGCGCTCCATCGGCCAGATTCCCACGTACTACAACCAGTTGCGCATCGGCCGTCCGTTCACGCCGGGCAAACCGCCGAACTACACCTCGCAATATTTCGAAGAGGACTCCGGCCCGTTGTATGCGTTCGGTTACGGCCTGAGCTACACCACATTCGACGTCTCGAAGGTCAACCTGTCGGCCGGCACGCTCGCACGCGGCGGCAAGCTCGATGCGAGCGTGATCGTGCGCAACACCGGCAAGCGCGAGGGGGAAACCGTGGTGCAGTTGTATTTGCAGGACGTGGCGGCCTCGATCGTTCGGCCGGTCAAGGAACTCAAGGGTTTCCGGAAGATTGCGCTCAAACCGGGCGAGTCGCGCACCGTGCACTTCACCATCGACGAGGGCCTGCTGAAGTTCTACAACGCCAAGCTGCAATACGTGGCCGAACCCGGCGATTTCAACGTGCAGATCGGACTCGACTCGCAGAACGTCGGCCAGGCGACGTTCACGCTGAAGTAA
- a CDS encoding MarR family winged helix-turn-helix transcriptional regulator, which yields MSAMSAVSAVSAVSAVSAVSAGDPGKGKVSEEAADRRLYFLLTVGQRRVQRWIDARAGDSASVSAAQAGVLFYLLRHEDALVGEVGAALQLSPSSMTGLANRMVGAGLLARRADAEDGRATRLRITAAGHKAVARARDILAELNALLHDDFTEAELKIVARWLSNLQNRFPADLGIDLARGGAQ from the coding sequence ATGAGCGCCATGAGCGCCGTGAGCGCCGTGAGCGCCGTGAGCGCCGTGAGCGCCGTGAGCGCCGGAGATCCCGGCAAGGGCAAAGTCAGTGAGGAGGCTGCCGATCGCCGGCTGTACTTCCTGCTCACCGTTGGTCAGCGCCGCGTGCAACGGTGGATCGATGCCCGCGCAGGCGACTCAGCCAGCGTGAGCGCCGCGCAGGCAGGCGTGCTGTTCTACCTGCTGCGTCACGAAGATGCCCTGGTGGGGGAAGTGGGGGCGGCATTGCAACTGTCGCCGTCGTCGATGACGGGGCTGGCCAATCGCATGGTCGGCGCCGGGCTGCTGGCGCGACGCGCCGACGCGGAGGACGGGCGTGCCACCCGATTGCGGATCACGGCAGCGGGGCACAAGGCGGTGGCCCGCGCCCGCGACATTCTCGCCGAGCTCAACGCGTTGCTGCACGACGACTTCACCGAAGCCGAATTGAAAATCGTCGCGCGCTGGCTCTCCAACTTGCAGAACCGCTTCCCGGCCGATCTCGGAATCGACCTGGCGCGGGGTGGCGCTCAGTGA
- a CDS encoding alpha/beta hydrolase family protein encodes MHPATAVPERLYFAFAQHIARRGLIAVTYSYRGVDGSRPPRLRGFRARMRDWADLDVEGVTRWATSAYPSLPCYAVGHSFGGHAIGLCESSNRLVAAVQVASHVGAMRVVSHRPERRRITLLMHWIAPLLARLAGYMPGSKLGIGEDLPAGVLLEWSRWTRLPNYFFDDPTLDADARFARVRTPILSLGFDDDLWATPMGIELLVSRFRNAPVTRREISAVRSDSGSIGHMGYFRQHSGGFLWPETIDWLLSAGSAQTRVSPPHAGMPGTSWSPTSADPAAAMRPAATMKSPRSDQTECQNANLPPPLLSAP; translated from the coding sequence GTGCATCCGGCTACCGCCGTTCCCGAGCGCCTCTACTTCGCGTTCGCGCAACACATCGCGCGGCGGGGCCTGATCGCCGTCACTTACAGTTATCGTGGCGTCGACGGATCGCGACCGCCCAGACTGCGCGGCTTTCGGGCGCGTATGCGCGATTGGGCCGATCTGGACGTGGAAGGCGTGACACGCTGGGCGACATCGGCCTATCCGTCGTTGCCTTGCTACGCGGTCGGCCATAGTTTCGGCGGCCACGCGATCGGGTTGTGCGAGAGTTCGAACCGGCTGGTCGCCGCGGTACAGGTCGCGTCGCATGTCGGGGCGATGCGCGTGGTGAGTCATCGCCCCGAGCGACGACGCATCACGCTCCTGATGCACTGGATCGCGCCACTGCTCGCACGCCTTGCCGGGTACATGCCGGGCAGCAAGTTGGGTATCGGTGAGGACCTGCCCGCAGGGGTTCTGCTCGAGTGGAGTCGCTGGACCCGCCTGCCGAACTATTTTTTCGACGACCCGACGTTAGACGCGGATGCGCGCTTTGCTCGCGTGCGCACGCCGATCCTGTCGCTCGGTTTCGACGACGATCTCTGGGCCACGCCGATGGGCATCGAACTGCTGGTGTCGCGGTTCCGGAATGCGCCCGTGACGCGCCGCGAAATCTCGGCGGTTCGTTCGGATTCCGGATCGATCGGGCATATGGGATACTTCAGGCAACATTCCGGCGGGTTCCTTTGGCCCGAAACCATCGACTGGTTGTTGTCGGCGGGGTCGGCGCAAACCCGGGTGAGCCCACCCCACGCCGGCATGCCGGGGACTTCGTGGTCACCCACGTCGGCCGACCCGGCTGCGGCGATGCGACCTGCCGCCACAATGAAATCACCACGATCCGACCAGACCGAATGCCAAAACGCCAACCTTCCGCCGCCCCTGCTGAGCGCGCCATGA